One candidate division TA06 bacterium genomic window carries:
- a CDS encoding 50S ribosomal protein L10 yields the protein MARVEKERTVEELTEMFKKAQAVVLSDFTGLNVEEMAELRRRCRDSSVVYRVAKNTLARFAASKADLEPLLPYLTGPNGFTFGYDDPAVPAKVINDFAKESGKLTIKGGVFQGEVIGPDQVKRIATLPGKDVLLSQLLMQVGAPISRFAEVLRSVLREFLYVLTQIGEVKGAEQREGEAEKKPEEKKSEELEQGKEQP from the coding sequence ATGGCAAGAGTTGAGAAAGAAAGGACTGTAGAAGAACTGACTGAGATGTTCAAGAAAGCCCAGGCGGTGGTTCTTAGCGACTTCACGGGGTTGAACGTGGAGGAGATGGCAGAGCTGCGGAGGCGCTGTCGCGATAGCTCGGTCGTATACAGGGTGGCGAAGAACACTCTCGCACGGTTTGCCGCATCCAAGGCTGATCTGGAGCCGCTCCTGCCCTATCTTACTGGTCCGAACGGCTTCACTTTTGGCTATGACGATCCCGCGGTTCCGGCCAAGGTCATCAACGACTTCGCCAAAGAGTCTGGGAAGCTCACGATAAAGGGGGGTGTCTTCCAGGGAGAGGTTATCGGCCCAGATCAGGTGAAGAGAATCGCCACTCTTCCCGGCAAAGATGTTCTGCTTTCGCAGCTTCTCATGCAGGTGGGGGCGCCGATTTCCAGATTTGCAGAAGTCCTGAGGTCTGTGTTGAGGGAGTTTCTATATGTTCTTACACAGATAGGCGAGGTGAAAGGCGCAGAACAGCGTGAGGGTGAGGCTGAGAAAAAGCCAGAAGAAAAAAAGAGTGAGGAGTTGGAGCAAGGGAAAGAGCAACCTTAA
- a CDS encoding 50S ribosomal protein L7/L12, whose product MELVEKMTVLELADLVKDLEEKFGVTAQAPVLQAAVAPAGAAEAQLKEEQTEFTIVLTSFGDKKLQVIKEVRALTNLGLKEAKDLVDNAPKPIKEKVSKEEAESIKKRLIDVGATVELE is encoded by the coding sequence ATGGAGCTTGTTGAAAAGATGACTGTGCTCGAACTGGCCGACCTTGTAAAAGACCTGGAAGAGAAATTCGGAGTGACTGCACAGGCTCCGGTCCTACAGGCTGCGGTTGCTCCAGCTGGGGCAGCAGAGGCGCAGCTGAAAGAGGAACAGACTGAGTTTACGATAGTTCTCACCTCATTTGGGGATAAGAAGCTCCAGGTGATAAAGGAGGTGCGTGCGCTTACCAATCTCGGTCTGAAGGAAGCCAAGGACCTAGTGGACAATGCTCCAAAGCCTATCAAAGAAAAGGTTTCCAAAGAAGAGGCTGAGTCGATCAAGAAAAGGCTGATCGACGTCGGGGCCACCGTGGAACTAGAATAA